The following coding sequences are from one Diabrotica virgifera virgifera chromosome 2, PGI_DIABVI_V3a window:
- the LOC126880296 gene encoding uncharacterized protein LOC126880296, whose translation MEWNEENTQNLLEMYHERPVLWNSRLADYKDRNKRRDALLEISVSFGVEKEEIEKKIRYLLSHFAREVKKEKDSEKSGNGTVETYKSKWFAYKLMEFLKDKNKPIVTQDSEGKRKRKEEDSQEVETDDGEESLQVLEQSIDGSENEVGTTAQSQSKSNSINIVKSRGRKSMATNLPIVNEAVNLMRSITTKRAEKDEFSLFGEQVAMKLRKIVSPFARFSVQNIINTVLFEAEMGKYDNPHFINHSQPSTPQAYPLQSFNVAHNSIPSPGHYPNTLSGRSSTSTSTINQDEDIHTLLLTL comes from the exons ATGGAGTGGAATGAAGAAAATACACAAAACCTACTTGAAATGTATCATGAGCGCCCCGTTCTGTGGAACAGCCGATTGGCAGATTATAAAGACCGGAACAAACGTCGCGATGCATTGTTGGAAATAAGCGTATCTTTTGGAGTGGAGAAAGAGGAAATCGAAAAAAAGATTAGATATCTCTTAAGTCACTTTGCACGGGAAGTAAAAAAAGAGAAAGATTCAGAAAAAAGTGGTAATGGAACCGTAGAAACTTACAAAAGTAAATGGTTTGCGTATAAGTTAATGGAATTTCTGAAGGATAAGAATAAACCTATTGTAACGCAAGATTCAGAG GGTAAACGAAAACGAAAGGAAGAAGATTCACAAGAAGTAGAAACAGACGATGGAGAAGAGTCGCTACAAGTATTGGAACAGAGCATTGATGGTTCCGAAAATGAGGTTGGAACAACAGCTCAATCTCAATCTAAATCAAACTCAATTAACATTGTGAAGTCCCGTGGTCGAAAAAGTATGGCTACTAATTTACCAATTGTAAACGAGGCAGTGAATCTTATGCGATCTATTACTACTAAAAGGGCTGAAAAGGATGAATTTTCATTGTTTGGTGAACAAGTTGCAATGAAGCTTCGAAAAATTGTGTCGCCATTTGCTAGATTTTCCGTTCAGAATATAATTAATACTGTTCTATTTGAAGCAGAAATGGGCAAATACGATAATCCTCATTTCATAAATCATTCTCAGCCATCTACTCCACAAGCATATCCACTGCAATCATTCAATGTTGCCCATAATTCAATACCATCTCCAGGACATTACCCCAATACATTAAGTGGTCGGAGTTCGACATCAACTTCTACTATTAATCAAGATGAGGACATTCACACTCTCTTATTGACGTTGtaa
- the LOC126880297 gene encoding uncharacterized protein LOC126880297, protein MYTFKISKQTISKCVAEVCKALIDALQDYVKMTKTNESWYFIAKQFNDKWNFPNCVGAMDGKHISIQAPINSGTDFFNYKSFFSIVLFAVVDANYNFIYANVGCQGRISDGGVFNDSYFKECLEENTLNLPPACSLLGRSTDVPFVFVADDAFPLSKNIMKPFAGHQEKG, encoded by the exons ATGTATACCTTCAAAATATCTAAGCAAACTATTTCAAAATGTGTTGCAGAGGTATGCAAAGCGCTCATAGATGCTCTTCAAGATTACGTAAAG ATGACTAAAACTAACGAAAGTTGGTACTTTATAGCCAAGCAGTTCAACGACAAATGgaattttccaaattgtgtcggaGCTATGGACGGCAAACATATATCAATACAAGCTCCTATAAATTCAGGAACCGATTTTTTCAACTACAAGAGCTTCTTTAGCATTGTCTTGTTCGCTGTTGTAGACgcaaattataattttatatatgCAAACGTGGGATGTCAGGGACGAATATCGGACGGGGGCGTATTCAACGATTCATATTTCAAAGAGTGCCTTGAAGAAAATACCCTAAACCTTCCACCTGCTTGTTCATTACTAGGACGAAGCACTGATGTTCCATTTGTTTTTGTGGCGGATGACGCATTCCCACTATCAAAAAACATAATGAAGCCATTCGCAGGACATCAGGAAAAaggttaa